In Dioscorea cayenensis subsp. rotundata cultivar TDr96_F1 chromosome 9, TDr96_F1_v2_PseudoChromosome.rev07_lg8_w22 25.fasta, whole genome shotgun sequence, a genomic segment contains:
- the LOC120268308 gene encoding probable mannose-1-phosphate guanylyltransferase 1, with product MKAEILVGGFGTRLRPLTLSVPKPLVEFGNKPMIQHQIEALKEVGVTEVILGINYQPEVMLNFLNEFQDKIGIKITCCQETEPLGTAGPLALARDKLLDGSGEPFFVLNSDVISEYPFKKLIQFHRSHGGEATIMVTKVNEPSKYGVVVMDEETGKVERFVEKPQTFVGNKINAGIYLLNPSVLDRIEPKPTSIEKETFPQIAAEGKLFAMVLPGFWMDIGQPKDYIAGLKLYLNSLRKKSSLKLAKGSHIIGNVIIDETAVIGAGCLIGPDVAIGPGCVIESGVRISKCTVMQGVRIKKHACISSSIIGWHSTVGQWARIENMTILGEDVHVCDEIYSNGGVVLPHKEIKSSILKPEIVM from the exons ATGAAGGCAGAGATACTTGTTGGAGGGTTTGGGACTCGCTTGCGTCCATTGACACTCAGTGTGCCGAAGCCACTGGTTGAGTTTGGTAACAAGCCTATGATCCAGCATCAG ATCGAAGCATTGAAAGAAGTTGGAGTGACAGAAGTTATCCTCGGCATCAACTATCAGCCTGAG GTAATGCTCAACTTTCTGAACGAGTTTCAGGATAAGATCGGTATTAAAATCACTTGCTGTCAAGAGACTGAGCCATTGGGAACAGCTGGCCCCCTGGCTCTAGCCAGAGATAAGTTACTCGATGGTTCGGGAGAGCCCTTTTTTGTCCTCAACAGTGATGTCATCAGCGAATACCCTTTCAAGAAACTCATCCAGTTCCATAGATCCCATGGCGGTGAAGCTACAATTATGGTAACAAAG GTCAATGAGCCATCCAAATATGGTGTTGTGGTTATGGACGAAGAAACTGGGAAGGTAGAAAGGTTTGTTGAGAAACCACAGACTTTTGTTGGCAACAAGATCAATGCAGGCATCTATCTGTTGAATCCATCAGTTTTGGACCGCATTGAACCAAAGCCTACATCAATTGAGAAAGAGACCTTCCCTCAAATTGCAGCTGAAGGAAAGCTATTTGCAATGGTCCTTCCCGGATTCTGGATGGACATAGGTCAGCCAAAGGACTACATTGCAGGCCTCAAGCTCTACCTGAATTCTCTAAGAAAGAAATCATCTTTGAAACTAGCAAAGGGTTCTCATATTATCGGTAATGTGATAATAGATGAAACTGCAGTGATAGGAGCCGGATGCCTAATTGGACCAGATGTTGCTATCGGTCCCGGCTGTGTGATAGAATCAGGGGTAAGGATCTCAAAGTGCACTGTGATGCAAGGTGTTCGTATCAAGAAGCACGCATGCATTTCCAGCAGCATCATCGGGTGGCATTCGACAGTGGGGCAGTGGGCGCGCATTGAGAACATGACCATCCTTGGCGAAGATGTTCATGTATGCGATGAGATATACAGCAATGGAGGTGTTGTTCTTCCTCACAAGGAGATCAAATCTAGCATCCTTAAACCTGAGATAGTCATGTGA